The sequence ctgttttaatttgtcgTTACAccgttcgatcgagaaaagtacgccacctcacgaaattgaccatctacaaccCGCTCATTAGACCGTTTGttttctatggccacgagacctggaccgacgacacgacctgccactcgtctatctaaactgtatcgaaaatttaactacccctcagtaactggtaatgtcaaaacgaagttgcttgaaaatctattgaaactggcaacaaaagtcgaaaactgttgattttagaTAACAGTTACCAGAACCATGGCTAcgaatgtatttttttcaatggAACGTACCATATAAATAtcttcaaaacaaaaacaaattgtttctgTGAACCAGAAGAAATGCGGATTTctgtgaaccaaaaaaaaataggaCGAGCTTAGCATTGACTTTCGCCCAAAACACCCCGAAAAGGCAGATATATAGCAGCTATTTGACTAGATGTGCGTAGCGCATGGTGAATTGGCGGTAGAAAATCGTACAAATCGTGTACACGTTCTACCCTGAATACCCGTCGTACCGGGGCCTTCCCGAAATTTGAGCGCCATTCTACCGAACGAGAATTGTGGCACCTATGTTTGAATAAGGGCGCGGGCTGGCCTCGATACATTCGTGAATTCAATCCAGACGATCGGgaacaagtttattttttatttttgtatccgtattctacattatttttttaattttgtatcCGTATTCTACATCATTACCGTTAGAACATTAAAAAACGCTCGATCGAGAAATTGTTTATATTTCTCGatcatgaatttaattttttacgaAACCATTTGCAATTCCTGTCTTTGCGAGTCTACCACCGCATGCAGCTAGAACATGTTGACTGGTTAGGTTTCACAGTAGAAGTCtctgaaatattgaacaaaatctGTAGAAATGTGTACCATTCGCGTatcttttgcgtttttttaaattgtttgtttatttactttgGAGCTCCTTGGTAGCTATTTCGTAGCaacctaaacagtgttgctcaagaagattatttttatcattatcaaggggtcgctacatttgcggtaactggcggtgaatcgttaacagacaatttcattgccattttttgttcgaagtgcctggtcgtgtcgtcgcctggactatgttggcagaggaccaacgcgtccTCAGtgctttcgaaagaaaggtactgagaaccatctatggcggagtgcagacggAAGGCGGAACGTGaaaacggcgtatgaatcacgaattgcaacagctgctatcggaaccacccatcgtacggacagctaaaatcggacgtctacgatgctacgggctgggcatgtcataagcagggatgccaggtaattttttcaaaaatctatgaTCAAACCCTAAACCAGTCTGTTgaaatctgtgaccgttttccgtaaCCCAATAGCAGTTacaaatcaatttggtgagaaaaaataccttttacctctaccgctctgtactttttcgtGCTAAACTctgctcgatttccaaaatctatgagaatctgtgatttattcaagaatctgtgaaaacctatgatcattttcagaaatctgtgaaaatctgtgtcagtttttaaatctgtgcagaaaattcaaaatctgtgaaacacagattaatctgtgaacctgacatccctggtcataaggatgtcggacgacagcccagtgaaaatggctcttgattctaatccgactggtacaagaagaagaggagcgcagcgagcaaggtggatcgatcaaatggagggtgatctcagaagcgtccgtgccttgagtggctggcgacgagtagccatggaccgagttatgtggagacgtattcttgatacagcaaaggacaccccaggcctatagctgttaggtaagataAGTATAGCCAGGCTCAATAAAATAGTCGGTTGAGAAAAAAACAATCATGCAGTTATCACATGGattcccgtaaaaaaataaactattgattgtacagcataaacaattgattcacaatcagATATATGGGTTAttaaacattttattgtatcttgacaagatttttttcatttccaacgattcaatatattgtttctacgattctacaattgaatttattgtacaagtgctgtttcaaacaatacgcaaactgtacattttattgttttccaagaaaacatgtatgagaaaactttatgatttgaattgttacgatagttaacaacctatacattctattgtaaaaagcattttcacaattgattgaatagtgtatcacaatacattgaaatatttttcaacggtcAAAGCATAGttgtggcaggttttgtaacagtgaatcgtattgttttttacAATAATTTTTATTCGGGTTTTGTTCATATGAACAgtatgaatagtgttttcaaacttcacaaTCTTCTAGCCAACTATATATGTACTCATGGTAACATTTTTACATTATAAAGAAGAATATACTGATATGGTAGCAATAACTACTTCGCTTCTCAAATATATCATGAGCGAATTCACCTTCCTTGTGATGGTTATTTTATCTATCTGTTCTTAGTTTTGAGATGACAACCATTGTTAGAATGACCataccagaaaagtcataaatacaaatagtctTCTCAAGTtatagtctttgttgtctagtactTTATATTATACAGATAGTGAATAATCTCATATCGTGGTCGTACACGCAGGGAAATAGAACACATTAGATTCTAATATATTGAGTCTTTAAGtcaacttcaaacaattttttgaatcaaataaaacaatttttgaactaaaatttaaatctaataaaacactttttgaatcaaatttagtgTGGCAAAGtatattagattcaaatatattgagatatggattcaaatttccaaattttattgaaacaaatcaaaaatgtatttgattcaaatgcttgttacagtacattaaatgtatttgaatcaaatatgtcGTTGAATAGATTCGAATAAGATAATATGTTGACGCTTGagtttaattgaattaaatgtactgagtcttagattcaaattcttgGATTGAAACTTTTCGTCCTTGAATCAAATGCCAGAGATTATTGAttctaaaacattttcattgaatcaaacGTTTGTAATGGCTGATTTTATGAAATTTAACACAACTTTGGCTAAGATTGAAATCGATCGAATTGTGCGATACTATAGTGAGTGCTTTCATAGGATAGGTAGGTTATGAATTCTTATCTAACATTTGTATTCATTCCAGACAGCGGTTTCACAGTAGAGCTTTTGGATATTATTGAACGAAAGGAATCAGAGGAGTCAATACCGCAACCGTACTCAACTGAGCGCACAAAAtgcattcaataataaataaaaaattaatttacaataattaatattcaatttacaataattagtcaaaaattcttttcaaataacaatttattgaattaaaaaaaacatcattgaaTCTACACACAGTCGCCCGAAAGCctgattttagaaacaaaactaatttgctttgaatcaaataacaattgtatttaaatcaaagtgaaatgattttagaaacaaaattattttgtttgaatcaaataacaattgtatttgattctaagtgaaatgaaattcaggtggaaataaaatatatttgaattcaaaacacaatatatttgaatttaatgtttattttgtttatttctgtgtgcgtagaaataaaaataatttgctttgaagtaaatatcaaatgtatttgaatcaaaggaaaatgaaaataagcgctgattcaaaataaaatatctttgaattcaaagtgtaatatattaaaatttaaaataaatttttctgcgtgtagtTACTATTTAAGCTTATAGTTGAAATCACCATGACAAACAGGTTACGGCTACTATagtatttttctcagtgtatataaatatatatatatatatatatatatatatatatatatatatatatatatatatacatatatatatatatatatatatatatatatatatatatatatatatatatatatgtatatatatatatatatatatatatatatatatatatatatatatatatatatatatatatatatatatatatatatatatatatatatatatatatatatatatatatatatatatatatatatatatatatatatatatatatataaatatatatatcggcttatttttcaaaagggcgtataagcaagtgacagtttctctttgtttactttctcttctattaattaccaagcggttttcaCGTTTATCTTTCAACTCTTTGCAAGAAATGATACTCGAaacattcgactttcaaacagaatagtgatatcagagATAATCACAGataagtgattaaagagaaactgtcacttgcttatacgcccttttgaaaaattaaccgagatatttGATGTCAAGTCAAAACTgattttctttaaaaatatCTGGCAATTCTGTAGTGAGAATAGTAAAAATTGCTTATTTATGAGTGAAATTGGACGAGCGTGTATTTCAATTGATATATTTTTGATCTTGTGACCACTGTTGGATTGAGTGGTATATTAATTTTCTCTTCAAACTAGTGTTCTgagtcgaaaaatgtcctcaaaaGATCGTATTCCTATTTTCCCTTCTCGCGGGTAAGTTTTTTCAACATGGGGACATTatacaaataaatttgaaaacgtTCTTTATTATTAGAGCTCAAATGCAAATGAAGGCTCGACTTGCAGGTGCTCATAAAGGTCACGGGTTGCTTAAAAAAAAGGCAGATGCTCTCCAAATGCGTTTTCGCATGATCCTTAGCAAAATTATTGAGgtaatgtgaaaaaatacttataaataattataaaaataagGTAGTATAACCTTAGCTTTGTTTTATCTCTGTAGACCAAAACTTTAATGGGTGAGGTAATGAAGGAGGCCGCATTTTCATTGGCCGAGGCGAAGTTCCTTTCTGGTGATTTCAATCAGAGCGTTCTACAGAATGTTACAAAAGCTCAGATAAAAATACGAACAAAAAGGGATAACGTAGCAGGAGTTACACTTCCGGTATTTGAATCATACCAAGACGGTAGTGATCCATATGAACTAACTGGTCTTGCCAAAGGAGGACAGCAaatgcaaaaattaaaaaaaaattatcagagTGCTGTAAAGCTGCTAGTTGAGCTCGCCTCGTTGCAAACTTCTTTTGTAACTTTGGATGAAGTAATCAAGATAACGAATAGAAGAGTAAATGCAATTGAACATGGTAAGTGaatcatatttttatttaaaagacatttttattcaggcctatttgcgtaaaagctttacgtggccgattgagccgatttttcaaataattttttttgagttggatctcgttgtcatcctTTGTCTAGGGGGAAAGGagattccatttccctcctgcgaggattgaggggcactttgttcgtggttcgtctcgtcatccattgccgcatcgatggtatttcgatttccgtcttctcgatccgtcgatttccgtcttcttttcgttgctagttgctgtagatgcatcttgtacattggttgcaattgctgattggtaggagggtaagttgttaactgcagctggtatactttgttctataggggggatgatgatggattcgttgaagggggtgcttcattgttggtggctgtcacaggtgtactggggttgcttggggttggtgtgaaggaagcaccgttgtcctttggtttagttgtctccttgtccagtttatcacatggcttaccgtagtgaacagctttttggcaatattgacatgtggccatctgattgtcataggtaacaagtgaattTCACGGAATTcatgtatcttgaccgaaagtcacataagaatctataggcctcttcaagtacatgcgtaacaaacgtacgccattgaaaataccggggaaaaaattcttccacttttctttttcgatagagagaatctctccgtattgggacatagttttgcgaatatatgaatcggtgacgcttgagggaagatcatgaacacgcacttctatagcactatcatccatatatactggaatgttgtacttaatgttctcgtgctccacatagtgcacattgttattgtcttttgcgaattgaattgcatccaactctataaaactggatgtacccaacattatttgtcttattgcattgaagtaaatgcacacgtttaatgtcaagattcatttgctccttaagcaaatcttaaagttctcgtatcgtatcgtgtcggcggtagcttttgttcgtttggttcactcatttcgaagtCGTTCTATTgtgcactacacaatactgtacttggtttcttctgtcccgaacgtacggttttgttttatcgactgacttggatgagatgtgaaagcgaactgaagtgAATCATTTATCTATATAATATGAATGTATTAAAAATCATCGCATCAGAATATTGGTAAAATAGGGAATATTTTTCGTTTTGGCTGTAAAAAGATCCACAGAAAAACTTCTAACAAAGTTACTGTGACGCGAAAATTTTACGCAGTTCCATCAACATGTGCAAACTGCAATACCAGACTCTACTACGTAGAACACCTCTTAGACTGTGAACCATCTcgtgaattattttaacttttagttaaaaaatAGGATATGCAATCTACTAgtccattcagtaaaaagcgttcaagccgacaggttgtgttactggtttgtgagttaacggctatcaCCGAGTCAAGGCAACTTTAGCTGCAGGTAAACAAAACCCGCCTGCGCCAATTGCAAACACAGCAAAGGCTGGTGTAcaaccaatattcggggcgttcccGACTTGAAGGCAATCGAAGAAGGCCATcccattcatacgcacagaggtgcgaacgcatagaagtgTTCAGACACAAAGGTGtggagacgaaggggtgcaaaggcgcAGAGGTGCTAGGGCGCATTAGCGCAAAGCCGCAGAAACAACCACCAGGTATCAGTTTGTATGGTGTACAGTACCGGTTGCGGTGGACAAAACGAAGCATTATCGTGTGGTGCTACACAAGAAGCATCACACTCAATCGTCAACAAGAGCTAAGCTTTATCTaaggtcaggtacaggcagcgtgCACACCTAGCTCAGCAAAGACCACGACGACAGAGCAACGGAGATACAAcacagcaaatttgaaatagttGGAGCGAGCTACACGCCGATTACCTGTGGAAAGCAGAAAGCGACTAACAGGTAGATctataatattattttatttcacttcAAAGTATATTCTCGTTTGTATAATTCAGTTGAGATCaatttaaacatatttatgtaatggatgatctaatgGATGAGAATTCAGGAGATCCATCTCTGCCACCAGGCGAAAATTTAATTGTTCCTAACTCGCATAGAACGAAGTTTTACAATGAAACTTCGGCGTAAAATGAaggcattaaatttatttattatatctAAAGAACTGACATCACGATTTCCCGCTACCAAAGAGATAGTAAGTGTCCATAAAGAAAAGATCCGCGCTGTAGTCGATTCCTCATAAATGTGGGGAACGTGCCATCTGAGCCAttatgttctgattcctgaaagcAAGCTAACGAGGTTgttgtttgtgaattatttacccgcgaatatcgcgtatatattccttcgaaagacgTTGAAATAGACGGTGTTATCACCGAAGCGGGTCATTTGGTTAACGAGTTGCTTGAGCATGGAGTTGGACTCTATGTTTGAGGGAGtaaggatactcgagtgcaagcaattgtactcagcatcttccgaagaaggaaacaaaacttatcgaccttcagattcgtttcgagtgacattcgctggatctgccttgcctagccatgtccacatcgatagagttcaccttcctgttcggcttttcataACAAATGTTATGAACTGCACGAACTGCGAAAATTTTGGCCACAcaactacttactgtagtaataagtcgaaatgtataaaatgtcaagggcctcataaggataatctttgcgaaaagatattgaaaaatgtgtttattgtgggagagtcctcatgatgatctttcagtatgcgctgcatttaagttgcgtaaggacaaaatgaagctttattTAAAGGCACAgtttaagcgcacatatgcagaaatgcttaacacAATCATTgatgtcccacctttggaaaTCGAAATCGGGTTTTCAAATcatgcggagccagaggaatccgactctgacggaaatagttaagatacctcgtttgtcactcctcaagggtctgttaagaggaaaccacaaaataccaaaaaaaaaacacatcaaattacacattcaaaaacagatccccggtgttaaatctaaaaaaccaaatttaaaacaaaaaactgtaCCTCCTGGTttatcaaattcacaaaccaatccaggaactagcacaagaaaagacaataatccagtgggctccgtttcacagccatcattaggattactgaagttttcggaaattgtagaatggattttcgcagcattcaatatttctgaacctctaaagactatcataacggcattcctttcaatagctagaacttttttgaaacagttgtcaGCTCAATGgtcagttctttcaggttttgtatcatttgatggataatttatcatcctccGCAaaagattcaatcactgtcctgcagtggaattgtcgaagcatcatgccaaaaattgattcatttaaagttttgttgcatagtcaaaaatgtgttgTATTtcctttgtgcgaaacattgcttacatcaaacatagccttaacttttaatgactttaacattatacgtctcaatAGAGACTCCcagtatggtggagtgcttttaggaatttagaaatgttattccttttatagattaaacattctttcgacttctagtagagaagttgttgcttgtcaaataaacattaaaggaaaggacatttgcattgcttcggtatatattcctccaagagctcaagtcgaacagcgacagcttaatgaaattgtcgaagcccttcctgcaccacttTTGATTTTAAGCGAttaaaattcgcacggaatgatgtggggttctgtttacaatgatagcagatcatctttaatatataatatttgcggcaATTTCAACATGGAAGTATTGagtatgggtagcatgacacggattccaagacctcctgcacgtccaagtgcattaaatttatttctttgctcgacttcaattcgactagattgcatctTGAAAGTATTTCTCGAtgtacacggtagcgatcatttagcaatcatcatctcaattagcagtaacagaggcattgctaattcagttaatattccatataatttgaaagaaaatattgactggattaaattccaaagtaatatgtcaagtatcttaaattcaatggaagagctcctccCACttaaagaatatgacttcctcgtttgttcgattctggaggccgctgaacaagcacaaaccaaacgatttcttggtccttcgtctaacagaaggcctctaaacccttggtgggacaaagagtggtGGGACGTTTTAAAaacgaggaggaactcctccgaattttgaaaaattcttggttttagaaaccaagtacaagaacatacttcgggtcatAAAAGAGacatttgtggaaggtttgtcacgAGAGACCTCAATGAagactctttggaatacggccagacgaatgaggaaaagtaatgtaggaaatgagagtgaggaatactcgaaccgatggatatttgattttgcgaggaaagtttgcccagattctgttcctacgcatagcattattagggagttttCGCCAAACAATGGTACCATTGATAGcctcttttcaatgatggaattttccatagcactcatgtcttgtaacaataacgttcctgggttggacagaataaattcaacttggtgaagaatctgcccgacctcgcaaaaagacgtttgttggaattgttcaacaagtttcttgagcaaaatattgtcccacctgactggaggcaagtgaagattatcgccattcaaaagccggggaaaccagcttccaatcacaactcatatagaccctgcaatgtttttttatttaaaagtcatttttattgaggcctatttttaatttttttttgtattcgatctcgttgtcaccctttttctagggagagaggagcttccatttccctcctgcgaggattgaggggcactttgttcatggttcgtctcgtcatccattgacgcatcggtggtattgttgattCCCGCCTTCTTTTCattttccttgttattcgcagtcttgatcttgttgctagttactgtagaagcgccttgttatacattggttgcagttgcttgtTAGTTAGATGGttaaggtgtttttgaaacaggagcactgcattcactagtttccgttgttgagcggttgttcttgtttttgtttgttttgtttgttttcgcagtgtcagtgcaaggtttgccgtagtgtgcaggttgttcacaaaactggcatgtaaccagttgattttcatacgtaatcagcgttttacacggatgtatcccgtcttgatcacaaatgatgtaagatggaattgctttacgtagttccgccatacttccctttcgatggaaagaacttcccgtactgcgacatactttcccgaacatatccatcgctggtctgcggaggaaggtcatgtacgcgtacttctatggcattgtccaccatgtccacagggattttaaatttaacattgtcatgatcaacactgtgcaccccgttatcaatcgaagcaaatgcaattgcatctctttcacgtttgaacataatgtacacacagttagacgccttattgaattgaatctcactcacatcattaacgtttagatgcattcattctttgagcaagatttcaatttcggttgctgctggtttaactttgcagcgcttggaaTCAATACAaactgaatttggccttgtaggccatgtttctggctttgttaaatcgtatttgcccatttcgtacactctattgttcactacactgtattgtatttgtttctgttgtctcgaccgTAAACTATTTGCGACTgtatcggatgagatgcgagcacccCAAATGAACGttgccattgcaatgttgtcctgcatcagaaattttttcgaaaaaattattcttcgacgtctcgatacttgggtcgagacgaacggtttgttgtcagatactcagtttggctccgaaaaaataaagggacgaatgattgctttgcattactttcgtctgacatccaaattgccttcgctcaaaaataacaaatggcctctgtatttttagacatcaaacgagcatttgattcagtttccattgatgttttttcagacaagctccaccaacatggacttccagcagtTATAAACAATTATTtggacaaccttttgtcagagaagtgcatatatttttcacatggcgatttggcaacaatcagaattagctacatgagtctcccgcaaggctcatgcctcagtccgctcctgtataatatctttgtaaacgacattgacagttgtctcgtaaccccatgtacactaagacaattggcagataatggcgtggtttcagttactgaatccaaagctattgatctgcaaaaaccattgcaagataccttagataaattgtccgtttgggctgtttatctaggtatcgaattctctgcggaaaaaaaccagagctggtcgtcttttcaagagagcgtgatcccgcgcagcttcaactTGATATGAtgagaagaatgatccaacaggttttgactttcaaatacatcggggtgtggtttgattccaaatgcacgtggggaggacacattaggtatctgataacaaaatgccaacaaagagtaaagtttcttcgaacaataaccggatcttggtggggtgatcatccggaagatctaataaaattgtatcagacaacgatactttcagtgatggaatatggatgcgtttgctttcgttccgctgcaaactctcatattatcaaacttgagcgaattcagtatcgttgtttgcgaattgccttaggctgcatgcattcgacacatacaatgaggcttgagttctggtgggagttcttccattgtaagatcgtttttgggagctttcatcgcgactgctaataagatgtgaggtactgaatcccctggttattagtaacttcgaaaaattagtcgagtttcaatttcaaacaagatttatgacagtatatttcaatcatatgtcacaggaaatcaacccttcaaaatatattcctatccgtgacagcctcctaaacgtccctgactcaactttatttttcgacacattcatgcagcgtgaagtgcgtggaattccggaacatctACGCtcaatggaaatcccaaaaatattttcaagtaagttcagtcatattgactctgagaaaatgtttttcacggacagatcacgaattgaagaggctactgggtttggtatattcaacaataatgtttcggtttcatttaggcttcaagaacctgcatctgtttatata comes from Malaya genurostris strain Urasoe2022 chromosome 3, Malgen_1.1, whole genome shotgun sequence and encodes:
- the LOC131434524 gene encoding V-type proton ATPase subunit D 1: MSSKDRIPIFPSRGAQMQMKARLAGAHKGHGLLKKKADALQMRFRMILSKIIETKTLMGEVMKEAAFSLAEAKFLSGDFNQSVLQNVTKAQIKIRTKRDNVAGVTLPVFESYQDGSDPYELTGLAKGGQQMQKLKKNYQSAVKLLVELASLQTSFVTLDEVIKITNRRVNAIEHVIIPRIDRTLAYIISELDELEREEFYRLKKIQDKKRIAKKKEETRKAALLEKGVDVRAHANLLDEGDDDILF